A section of the Cottoperca gobio chromosome 17, fCotGob3.1, whole genome shotgun sequence genome encodes:
- the LOC115021978 gene encoding zinc finger protein 484-like, producing MCSVVGCDSWRRSAQRFKLPEDPERRLEWVQFLATVNKQRFKESSWTDITMCSEHFRDDCFDNLTPSELTLKPSAVPSLCLRSQEHLESPTCVEPEETTDSACPPDQLCDGPTYFSEESGPTSMAAQGSPLTRGDSCSTSDAFISVYDPMQRPENKNFDLDTDKTALLQLFSSKCPLCGCILQIEKAIHGVLIILNQHCLQCDYRNQWKSQVNARVSTAEDQHLTEVVEVTTETQQAVPTDDTHITGVPEIVAVVDEESDPSADSSEQGDMDSGEDWRPVKGFYHARVLEKKPEEETEEEEEEDDYPPHSQLCTECGMFFNKQKHHTCEHKIKPYPCNICGKRCVSETALNTHSRIHDGNYEYQCKYCCVTFKTKVGKITHEQIHLTEGKPYKCPDCSETFATNKQRRIHLEDHRGPRQLKCPICGIEFLWPLSLQRHLAVHTGVKPFKCSVCQRGFSQASHLKSHMRLHTGERPFKCRHCDKSFNHNVSLKSHYQRYHSSSSGRQQKKKKISKRAGDAEGDGKKRGADDSRLDNVEEEQDIEEEVQKEKIYRNKKKGRSTGRPIGRPKSYESGNLVEGQCSNTKTGRAPNLKRTQCSDEESEDEPSDSDTSFDSAEEEEEEEEESSKKAKKHTMSRRGSLKHPDSDSDFDPEEKNKKRYSSQSKRRVRPRSHLKEDN from the exons ATGTGTTCGGTCGTCGGATGTGACTCATGGCGTCGCAGTGCGCAACGGTTCAAGTTACCGGAGGATCCGGAGAGGAGACTGGAGTGGGTTCAGTTTCTCGCTACAGTCAATAAACAGCGATTTAAAGAATCGTCCTGGACGGATATTACAATGTGTAGCGAACACTTTAGAGATGATTGTTTTGACAACCTGACACCGAGCGAGCTAACGTTAAAGCCCAGTGCTGTCCCATCACTGTGTCTCCGGTCACAGGAACATCTGGAGAGCCCAACATGTGTG GAGCCTGAGGAAACCACAGATTCTGCTTGTCCGCCTGATCAACTTTGTGATGGTCCAACTTACTTTTCTGAAGAGTCAGGACCGACTTCAATgg CTGCCCAAGGAAGTCCACTGACAAGAGGCGACTCATGTTCAACTTCAGATGCTTTTATATCTGTTTATGACCCGATGCAGCGACCAGAAAATAAGAATTTTGATTTAGACACAGATAA AACTGCACTCCTCCAGTTGTTTAGCAGCAAATGCCCGTTATGTGGCTGTATACTTCAGATAGAGAAGGCTATCCATGGGGTGCTCATCATCTTGAACCAACATTGCCTTCAGTGTGACTACAGGAACCAATGGAAAAGCCAAGTCAATGCCAGAGTCTCCACAGCTGAAGATCAACATCTGACAGAAGTTGTAGAAGTAACAACAGAGACCCAACAG GCTGTGCCAACAGATGACACCCATATCACTGGAGTCCCTGAGATCGTTGCTGTTGTTGATGAGGAGAGTGATCCCTCGGCTGACTCCAGTGAGCAGGGGGACATGGATTCAGGCGAGGATTGGAGGCCGGTGAAGGGTTTTTATCATGCCAGAGTGCTTGAAAAGAAACCTGAGGAGGAAAccgaagaggaagaggaagaagatgattACCCTCCACACAGTCAGCTCTGCACAGAGTGTGGGATGTTTTTCAATAAACAGAAGCATCACACATGTGAGCATAAAATCAAACCCTATCCTTGCAATATTTGTGGTAAGAGATGTGTTAGTGAGACTGCTCTAAATACTCACAGCCGAATCCACGATGGAAACTATGAGTATCAGTGCAAATACTGCTGCGTTACATTCAAAACAAAGGTGGGAAAAATCACTCACGAGCAGATCCACCTAACTGAAGGGAAACCCTACAAATGTCCCGACTGTTCGGAGACATTTGCCACAAATAAGCAACGCAGAATCCACCTGGAGGATCACAGAGGCCCCCGGCAGTTAAAATGTCCCATTTGTGGGATTGAATTCCTCTGGCCACTTTCTCTCCAGAGACACTTAGCTGTGCACACAGGAGTGAAGCCGTTTAAGTGTTCAGTGTGCCAACGTGGATTCAGCCAGGCGAGCCACCTGAAGTCCCACATGCGCCTGCACACAGGGGAGAGGCCTTTTAAGTGTCGGCACTGCGACAAAAGCTTCAATCACAACGTGAGCTTGAAGAGTCATTATCAGCGTTACCACTCATCAAGCTCTGGACgccaacagaagaaaaaaaagatcagcAAAAGGGCTGGTGATGCTGAGGGTGATGGAAAGAAGAGAGGTGCAGATGATTCCAGGCTTGACAATGTAGAAGAAGAACAGGACATAGAAGAGGAGGTGCAGAAGGagaaaatatatagaaataaaaagaaagggagaagCACAGGTAGACCCATAGGAAGGCCCAAGAGCTACGAATCAGGCAACTTAGTGGAAGGCCAGTGTTCAAACACCAAGACTGGAAGAGCTCCGAATTTAAAGAGAACACAGTGTAGTGACGAAGAAAGTGAGGACGAGCCGAGTGACAGCGACACATCCTTTGAttcagcagaggaggaagaggaggaagaagaggagagcagcAAGAAGGCGAAAAAGCACACAATGAGCAGAAGGGGAAGCCTAAAGCATCCTGATAGTGACTCTGATTTTGAcccagaagaaaaaaacaaaaagaggtaCAGCAGTCAGAGCAAGCGTAGGGTAAGACCAAGGTCACATCTTAAAgaagataattaa
- the LOC115021976 gene encoding angiomotin-like 2a, whose product MSSTEEPSGTVLHRLIQEQLRYGNPTDTRTLLAIQQQALRGGSGSNSGPSSGGDMGRSPRSSLESLTQEEPPFPQLSARQEPQGQEHQGDYHHSESGYQLYQLHGEELPTYEQAKVHSQYLASHWAPTGPIRQLHEGLLHEGAFHEEADLMELKCSHVRSLSEHCMQISLERNDAAAKAEAIKSTSHSYPELPYYAPQVLQSPRQSLDKRSPPPEYSAPIQGHGFIPHQVQEPVQAQQHRYVQSGQPAEVPCYSTFASLPPAGLEEPNEVELLLMENERLRQELEVHREKTGRIQKLEQEIQRISEAYETLMQGSCKRENLEQTLRKRLVAEIRRLQDFNRDLRENLENARTHVAKEVEAADHNQHIMAKLLEQNEEQNFERERVERELERLRSTAEEQNLRAKRLEEALDTARGRGRQLEDELRRKRAYVEKVERLQSALAQLQSTCEKRETLEMKLRTRLEQELRSLRAQQRQSQPPGVTMSSLQERLHEREERILALEADMVRWEQKYLEESTMRQFAMEVAATAAAQRDTTIINHSPCHSSNNSFNEDLPVADYRNQEMENRIRALYAQILEKDAVIKILNQRLHQDQGRRDEQSPHTNLLNTAGAPLRPASSTPSINTANSNTRSRGKSLSDDQTLPNRQFSAQSEPGTLERQVERTKAKEAASTTKLNSDKAAPKKFLLNPFRGLDELESEAVEIFI is encoded by the exons ATGTCGTCCACTGAAGAGCCGTCTGGCACGGTCCTGCACCGGCTCATCCAGGAGCAGCTGCGCTATGGAAACCCCACAGACACCCGCACCTTATTAGCCATCCAGCAGCAGGCCCTGCGTGGAGGCAGTGGAAGCAACAGTGGACCCAGCAGTGGAGGCGACATGGGCAGGAGCCCACGCTCGTCTTTGGAGAGTCTCACACAGGAGGAGCCTCCGTTCCCTCAGCTCTCTGCAAGGCAGGAGCCCCAGGGCCAGGAGCACCAGGGTGACTACCATCACTCAGAAAGTGGCTACCAGCTCTACCAGCTACATGGTGAGGAGTTGCCAACCTACGAGCAGGCCAAGGTGCACTCTCAGTATCTGGCCTCTCACTGGGCCCCTACAGGCCCCATCAGGCAGCTCCATGAGGGGCTCCTGCATGAGGGGGCCTTCCACGAAGAGGCAGACCTGATGGAGCTGAAGTGCAGCCATGTGCGCTCACTCAGTGAGCATTGCATGCAGATATCTCTGGAGAGGAATGATGCAGCTGCTAAAGCAGAGGCCATCAAGAGCACCTCTCACAGCTATCCTGAGCTTCCTTACTACGCACCGCAAGTCCTCCAGAGTCCGAGACAGAGCCTGGACAAACGCAGCCCACCTCCAGAGTACTCAGCCCCCATACAGGGCCACGGATTTATCCCTCATCAGGTCCAGGAGCCGGTGcaagcacagcagcacag GTATGTTCAGTCTGGTCAGCCAGCTGAAGTCCCATGCTACAGCACATTCGCCAGCCTGCCACCTGCTGGCTTGGAGGAGCCCAACGaggtggagctgctgctgatggagaATGAGAGGCTGAGGCAAGAGCTGGAAGTACACAGGGAGAAGACTGGCCGCATTCAGAAG TTGGAGCAGGAGATCCAGCGTATTTCCGAAGCCTATGAGACACTGATGCAGGGCAGCTGTAAGAGGGAAAACCTGGAGCAGACACTGAGGAAGCGACTAGTGGCTGAGATCAGGAGGCTGCAGGACTTCAACAGAGACCTTAGAG AAAACTTGGAGAATGCCAGAACGCATGTTGCAAAAGAAGTAGAAGCTGCAGACCACAACCAGCACATCATGGCGAAACTCCTTGAACAAA ATGAGGAGCAGAACTTTGAGCGGGAGCGTGTGGAGCGGGAGCTGGAGCGTTTGCGATCCACAGCGGAGGAGCAGAACCTCAGGGCGAAGCGACTGGAGGAGGCCCTGGACACCGCTCGTGGTCGAGGTCGCCAGCTTGAGGATGagttgaggaggaagagggctTATGTAGAGAAGGTGGAGAGACTTCAGAGTGCGCTGGCTCAGCTACAGTCCACCTGTGAGAAGAGGGAGACCCTGGAGATGAAGCTGAGGACGCGACTAGAGCAGGAGCTGAGAAGTCTGAGGGCACAACAG AGGCAGTCCCAGCCACCAGGAGTGACCATGAGCTCCCTCCAAGAGCGCCTGCATGAGCGTGAGGAGCGAATCCTGGCCCTCGAGGCCGACATGGTGCGCTGGGAGCAGAAATACCTGGAAGAGAGCACCATGAGGCAATTTGCGATGGAGGTGGCTGCCACTGCCGCTGCCCAGAG aGACACCACCATCATTAACCACTCGCCTTGCCACTCCTCGAACAACAGCTTCAATGAGGACCTGCCAGTTGCCGACTACAGGAATCAGGAGATGGAGAACAGGATCCGCGCTCTTTACGCTCAGATCTTGGAAAAAGACGCTGTGATCAAGATCCTCAACCAGCGGCTGCATCAGGACCAAGGGCGGAGGGACGAACAGAGTCCCCACACAAACCTCCTGAATACAGCGGGGGCACCTCTCCGACCAgcctcctccaccccctccaTCAACACCGCCAATAGCAACACAAGGAGTCGAG GTAAGAGTCTCTCAGATGATCAGACTTTGCCAAACCGTCAGTTCTCCGCTCAGTCTGAACCTGGAACGCTAGAACGGCAGGTGGAGAGGACGAAGGCCAAAGAGGCTGCCAGCACAACTAAGCTCAACAGTG aCAAGGCAGCGCCTAAGAAGTTTCTATTAAACCCCTTCAGAGGCCTGGATGAGCTGGAGTCAGAGGCAGTGGAAATCTTCATTTAA